A region from the Desulfobotulus mexicanus genome encodes:
- the pabB gene encoding aminodeoxychorismate synthase component I, with the protein MDLSFVSRPAGFFSRSFDFEEDFQDLTALFQDQKGSMVFLSGGEHPEASIHGLACQPFLELSCEKDKTVVISEYGKAESPFPLELLDRVMEACAFDGDGEDGLPFGLFGFFSYDLKNHMENLPDTVMDDLFLPGYRLFAPRLVVWKQRAEKKIMVKALYLENEQAEKALRMLDDFEDILKSFRAFSEFSGKESLAHGEVEIKNAYISGVESTRQLIPHHGALSSTFTPRMYRNAVACIRDHIGKGEVYQVNLSQRFSLAFKGSAWTLFLKMQEAAPQPFSVFLQAGDFQLASLSPERFLKMKGQRIESHPIKGTRPRGKTPEEDALLKKELEESIKDGAELAMIVDLVRNDLGRIAVTGSVRVDVPARTEVWPHLFHRVAVVSAQVEKGTGPGDILKATFPPGSVTGCPKIRAMELIDELEPGRRHAYTGALGYLGFNGSMDLNVAIRTVICKDGKAHYSTGGGVVWDSDPKEEYKETLHKAAPFFKAFGLKPEFEEKEKETELWQDGRFLPLSEAKIMADTPVLRHGRGVFETIAMIRGKALHLEEHTERFRLSAPVVTGKGLPSVNWEDIISMLCRKNPEAAERGQLHLMAMDTGGNLLSLTAMLRPLDIPQSRDGLILCFHPEPFYSPMARHKSMAYVFFARAREKAVAAGADEVLIQAPDGSLLEGSFSSIMLVSETNILIPTGPVLPGITRQKAMEYFRSLGFEIHEKKIFWEDLERAEHFFCFSSLKGPMWVKEVRTGAGSSCFGPEMDLQGEGAKESGDIKGIVSFSAPDTEAFTALRTALGYDA; encoded by the coding sequence ATGGACCTTTCTTTTGTTTCCAGACCTGCCGGGTTTTTTAGCCGGAGTTTTGATTTTGAAGAAGATTTTCAGGATCTCACCGCCCTTTTTCAGGATCAGAAGGGCAGCATGGTTTTTCTTTCCGGAGGAGAGCACCCGGAAGCCAGCATCCACGGTCTTGCCTGTCAGCCCTTTCTGGAGCTTTCATGTGAAAAGGATAAGACAGTAGTAATTTCAGAATATGGAAAAGCAGAAAGCCCTTTTCCCTTAGAGCTTCTGGACAGGGTAATGGAGGCCTGTGCCTTTGATGGCGATGGAGAGGATGGTCTTCCCTTCGGTCTCTTTGGTTTTTTTTCCTATGACCTTAAAAACCATATGGAAAATCTGCCGGATACGGTGATGGATGATCTTTTTCTGCCCGGATACAGGCTTTTTGCCCCAAGGCTTGTGGTCTGGAAGCAGAGGGCGGAAAAAAAGATTATGGTGAAAGCCCTTTATCTTGAGAATGAACAAGCAGAAAAGGCCCTGCGTATGCTGGATGATTTTGAAGATATTCTCAAATCCTTCAGAGCTTTTTCCGAGTTTTCCGGCAAGGAATCTTTAGCCCATGGGGAGGTGGAAATAAAAAATGCTTATATTTCCGGAGTTGAATCTACCCGGCAACTGATTCCTCACCACGGCGCTCTCTCTTCCACCTTCACGCCCCGGATGTACCGGAATGCCGTAGCCTGTATCCGGGATCATATAGGGAAAGGAGAGGTGTATCAGGTCAATCTCTCCCAGCGTTTTTCCCTTGCTTTTAAGGGGTCGGCCTGGACCCTATTTTTGAAAATGCAGGAAGCTGCCCCCCAGCCCTTTTCCGTATTTCTGCAGGCCGGAGATTTCCAGCTGGCATCCCTTTCGCCGGAACGTTTTTTAAAAATGAAGGGCCAAAGGATAGAAAGTCACCCCATTAAGGGCACAAGGCCCAGGGGAAAAACTCCGGAAGAAGATGCCCTCCTGAAAAAAGAGTTGGAAGAAAGCATAAAGGACGGGGCAGAACTGGCCATGATTGTGGATCTGGTGCGAAATGATCTGGGCCGGATTGCCGTGACCGGCAGTGTTCGTGTTGATGTTCCCGCACGTACGGAAGTCTGGCCCCATCTTTTCCACAGGGTGGCTGTGGTTTCTGCACAGGTGGAAAAGGGGACCGGGCCGGGGGATATCCTGAAAGCTACCTTTCCGCCGGGCTCTGTCACGGGTTGTCCCAAGATACGGGCCATGGAGCTGATTGATGAGCTGGAGCCCGGACGCCGCCACGCCTATACCGGAGCCTTGGGCTACCTTGGTTTTAATGGCAGCATGGATCTCAATGTGGCCATCCGCACGGTGATCTGCAAGGACGGGAAGGCCCATTATTCCACGGGCGGAGGGGTGGTCTGGGATTCTGATCCAAAAGAGGAATATAAAGAAACCCTGCACAAGGCAGCTCCCTTTTTTAAGGCTTTTGGTCTTAAACCGGAATTTGAGGAAAAGGAAAAGGAAACTGAGCTGTGGCAGGACGGACGTTTTCTTCCCCTTTCCGAGGCAAAAATTATGGCAGACACTCCGGTTCTGCGCCATGGCAGGGGGGTTTTTGAAACCATTGCCATGATACGGGGGAAAGCCCTGCATCTTGAGGAGCATACAGAGCGATTTAGGCTGTCGGCACCGGTGGTGACGGGAAAGGGCCTGCCTTCTGTGAACTGGGAAGATATTATCAGTATGCTTTGTCGTAAAAATCCGGAAGCTGCGGAAAGGGGGCAGCTTCACCTCATGGCCATGGATACGGGGGGAAATCTTCTTTCCCTTACGGCCATGCTGAGGCCCCTTGATATTCCTCAAAGCCGGGACGGTCTGATCCTCTGCTTCCATCCGGAGCCCTTTTATTCTCCCATGGCCAGACATAAGAGCATGGCCTATGTTTTCTTTGCCAGAGCAAGGGAAAAGGCCGTGGCTGCGGGGGCGGATGAAGTTCTTATTCAGGCTCCGGACGGAAGTCTTCTGGAAGGCTCCTTCAGCAGTATTATGCTGGTTTCCGAAACAAATATATTAATCCCCACAGGTCCCGTTCTTCCGGGCATTACCCGACAGAAGGCCATGGAATATTTCAGGTCCTTGGGTTTTGAAATTCATGAAAAAAAGATTTTTTGGGAAGATCTTGAAAGGGCGGAACACTTTTTCTGCTTTTCAAGCCTTAAGGGACCCATGTGGGTTAAAGAAGTGAGAACCGGGGCCGGATCATCCTGCTTTGGGCCTGAGATGGACTTACAAGGGGAAGGGGCAAAAGAGAGTGGGGATATAAAGGGAATCGTTTCTTTTTCAGCGCCGGATACGGAGGCATTTACAGCTCTGCGTACCGCTTTAGGTTATGATGCCTGA
- a CDS encoding pentapeptide repeat-containing protein: MATPIPPPPPWTPRVDKKKSGKKTGLIRNFYDYIIASPIIMTIVVFLGCTLLVVSLTMHWDYYSDSFREEVMAEAHGVLMDILLIGVVLFWFQQKGRNLMEKRHYRDEIDDFRNWESEEAARKTRGNIRRLNKYGVTRMDLNNCYLRSMDLQGVDFSGSYLWSADLSWTDLRKSIFEDANLENVNLEAANLTGANLNRAYLWKTNLESVDLQHSFLEYAMLRESRLAKADLAGASLLYADLTGVNLEDANLMGTDLRYACMEHSCLDGADLRGANLENATGLSVDSFLRIRSLQGAMLDRDLETEVRERLPDVFLPPDDTEDW, translated from the coding sequence ATGGCAACCCCCATCCCGCCACCTCCTCCCTGGACTCCAAGGGTCGATAAAAAGAAGAGTGGAAAAAAGACCGGCCTGATCCGGAACTTCTATGATTATATAATTGCCAGCCCCATAATAATGACCATCGTTGTTTTTTTAGGATGTACCCTTCTTGTTGTAAGCCTCACCATGCACTGGGATTATTATTCAGACTCCTTCCGGGAAGAGGTCATGGCAGAAGCCCATGGTGTTCTGATGGATATCCTTCTCATCGGCGTAGTGCTTTTCTGGTTTCAGCAGAAGGGAAGAAACCTGATGGAAAAACGCCATTACAGGGATGAAATCGATGACTTCAGAAACTGGGAGAGTGAAGAAGCAGCCAGAAAAACCAGAGGCAATATCAGAAGACTGAACAAATATGGCGTCACCCGAATGGACCTGAACAACTGCTACCTGAGGAGCATGGACCTGCAGGGCGTGGATTTTTCAGGAAGTTACCTCTGGAGTGCGGATCTGAGCTGGACGGATCTTAGAAAAAGTATCTTTGAAGATGCCAATCTTGAGAATGTAAACCTTGAGGCCGCCAACCTGACGGGTGCCAATCTGAATCGGGCCTATTTATGGAAAACCAACCTTGAAAGCGTGGATCTTCAGCATTCTTTCCTGGAATATGCCATGCTCCGGGAATCCCGTCTTGCAAAGGCAGACCTTGCCGGAGCCAGCCTTCTTTATGCGGATCTTACGGGGGTTAATCTGGAAGATGCCAACCTAATGGGTACTGATCTGCGCTATGCCTGCATGGAGCATAGCTGCCTGGATGGTGCGGATCTCCGGGGTGCAAACCTTGAAAATGCCACAGGCCTTAGCGTGGATTCCTTTCTGCGCATCCGCAGTTTACAGGGCGCCATGCTGGACAGGGATCTGGAAACGGAAGTCAGAGAACGCCTTCCGGATGTCTTTCTGCCACCGGATGATACGGAAGACTGGTAA
- the yhbY gene encoding ribosome assembly RNA-binding protein YhbY → MTELKGFQKQYLKGLAHHMKPVVIIGQHGVTPPLLASIEEALHAHELIKVRFNDFKEKESKDALCLEIIEKSKAVLVGSIGHTITLYRPCRITEKRKIRIPKNPVKAPPA, encoded by the coding sequence ATGACAGAACTTAAAGGGTTTCAGAAACAATATCTCAAAGGCCTGGCCCACCACATGAAACCGGTTGTAATAATCGGTCAGCATGGGGTTACACCTCCTTTACTGGCTTCCATCGAAGAAGCCCTGCATGCCCACGAACTCATAAAGGTTCGTTTCAATGATTTTAAGGAAAAGGAGAGTAAAGATGCCCTTTGTCTTGAAATTATTGAAAAAAGCAAAGCTGTTCTGGTTGGCAGCATCGGCCATACCATTACCCTGTACCGGCCCTGCAGAATTACGGAAAAAAGGAAAATCCGTATCCCGAAAAATCCTGTCAAGGCCCCCCCGGCATAA